One stretch of Pradoshia sp. D12 DNA includes these proteins:
- a CDS encoding DUF2536 family protein translates to MEFKLELIEDKVEFFEASSIQNLEKQIQQKIDQNKAIMLSVHHISHQIHTTPEGKPIYTAVVHYKLKS, encoded by the coding sequence GTGGAATTTAAATTAGAACTAATTGAAGACAAAGTTGAATTTTTCGAGGCATCCTCAATTCAAAACCTTGAAAAACAAATCCAACAAAAAATAGATCAAAACAAAGCAATCATGCTATCCGTACACCACATATCCCACCAAATCCACACCACCCCCGAAGGCAAACCCATATACACAGCCGTAGTACACTATAAACTAAAAAGCTGA
- a CDS encoding DUF454 family protein, protein MKKLILLGLGWISLLFGLIGIAVPILPTTPLLLLTAILFAGNSVKCENWLKKQSFYEKYVVSYQRDGGLTLRRKLTILLTVYLLLLISGLMVNHLHVRIVLCVLAVVKLIVFIKIPTINNQEEVQQI, encoded by the coding sequence ATGAAAAAACTAATTTTACTGGGATTGGGATGGATATCTCTATTGTTTGGTTTAATTGGAATCGCAGTTCCTATTTTACCAACGACACCTTTACTATTACTGACAGCAATTTTATTCGCTGGTAATTCAGTTAAATGTGAAAACTGGCTGAAGAAACAGTCATTTTACGAAAAATATGTAGTGAGCTACCAAAGGGATGGTGGTCTTACTTTAAGAAGAAAATTAACGATTTTACTAACCGTGTATTTATTACTTCTAATCAGCGGTTTAATGGTCAATCATTTGCACGTTCGCATTGTTCTATGCGTGTTGGCAGTTGTTAAATTGATTGTTTTTATAAAAATTCCTACGATTAATAATCAAGAGGAAGTGCAACAAATATGA
- the greA gene encoding transcription elongation factor GreA translates to MATEKVFPMTKEGKEKLEKELELLKTVKRKEVVERIKIARSFGDLSENSEYDSAKEEQAFVEGRITTLENMIRNAQIIESGASQDGTVTLGKSVTFKELPDGEEETYIIVGSAEADPFEYKISNDSPIARSLMGKKPGDEVTVSTPGGDMEVVIVSVQ, encoded by the coding sequence TTGGCTACTGAAAAAGTATTCCCAATGACTAAAGAGGGAAAAGAAAAATTAGAGAAAGAATTAGAACTTTTAAAAACGGTTAAACGTAAAGAAGTTGTAGAACGAATTAAAATTGCACGCAGTTTCGGTGACTTATCCGAAAACTCTGAGTATGACTCTGCTAAAGAAGAACAAGCATTTGTTGAAGGAAGAATCACTACACTTGAAAATATGATTAGAAATGCACAAATTATTGAGTCAGGTGCATCTCAGGATGGAACGGTTACATTAGGAAAATCCGTAACATTTAAAGAATTACCTGATGGTGAAGAAGAAACTTATATAATTGTCGGTTCTGCAGAAGCTGACCCATTTGAGTATAAAATTTCAAATGATTCTCCTATTGCCCGCAGTTTAATGGGAAAAAAACCAGGTGATGAAGTAACGGTTTCTACTCCAGGTGGAGATATGGAAGTCGTAATCGTATCCGTTCAATAA
- a CDS encoding penicillin-binding transpeptidase domain-containing protein, translating into MKKRILGTGIIFLLLFTLLIAKLVHIQIVKPKEYSKHRVNLLENSVRQRIDEITLDDGRGGFLDREGKSISYQDKSVLVLFPFVKHLDWPADKVADILEIEKEILLQRIKSEEEPFIYENKGITELTDSQIAQINNLHIPGIIGVKKREVIANPSASHLLGSLTLNKNEIDEANKIGYTPVDYQTKVGKTGLQKAFQIFLQGNGSKKLVYHKAANGLPMFGVDIRYLDEGQSGERINIQTTLDQDYQKLAEQVADDSGLKKGGIIILDVETNDILTMFSTPLVNKDVNNEGNHNQMITPQTPGSVFKTVIAAAAIEEGLNLNGREFNGNLDHLGRPVDKNTGRLLGMVDFKRGFALSSNQVFGVLGKELADKNPNLIEEYAERLGLIQPIGWNGSVFHTSLIKQLPEEKSGVIWTESSMKKDENFVANTSIGQLNVKVTPLAIANMMATIARGGERMMARAATKAVDDDGLTIATFKEQPIEGKAISKITASKLQQLLRGVVTTTGKYATAGNLHTAKYDVAGKSGTAEIGAKEDKTKQMYNKWFAGYFPFQKPKYAMVIVNLDTASKSGAVTPLYLQMVNGIHAINQKRGLE; encoded by the coding sequence ATGAAAAAAAGAATATTGGGGACAGGAATTATTTTTCTATTGCTGTTTACTTTATTAATAGCCAAGCTGGTACATATACAGATAGTGAAGCCAAAGGAATATTCCAAACACCGGGTAAATTTATTAGAGAATAGTGTGAGACAAAGAATTGACGAAATCACTTTGGATGATGGGAGAGGTGGATTTCTTGATAGAGAAGGTAAGTCGATATCCTATCAGGACAAATCGGTGTTAGTACTCTTTCCATTTGTTAAACATTTAGATTGGCCTGCAGATAAAGTGGCAGACATTCTTGAGATAGAGAAAGAAATACTACTACAAAGGATAAAGAGTGAAGAGGAACCATTTATTTATGAAAATAAAGGTATAACAGAATTAACAGATAGCCAAATTGCGCAAATTAACAATCTTCATATTCCAGGTATTATAGGTGTAAAGAAGAGAGAGGTTATAGCAAATCCTTCAGCAAGCCATCTTCTAGGGTCCCTGACATTAAATAAGAATGAAATAGATGAAGCTAATAAAATAGGCTATACACCGGTTGATTATCAAACAAAAGTAGGGAAAACAGGATTGCAAAAAGCCTTTCAGATCTTCCTGCAGGGTAATGGCAGTAAAAAACTAGTTTATCACAAAGCAGCCAATGGACTGCCAATGTTTGGAGTGGATATCCGTTATTTGGACGAAGGTCAATCTGGTGAAAGAATTAATATACAGACTACTTTGGATCAGGACTATCAAAAACTTGCAGAACAAGTTGCTGATGATAGTGGGCTGAAAAAAGGCGGAATCATCATTTTAGATGTTGAGACTAATGATATTCTGACTATGTTTTCCACACCGCTTGTAAATAAAGATGTAAACAATGAGGGTAACCATAATCAAATGATTACTCCACAGACTCCTGGTTCCGTATTTAAAACGGTTATAGCAGCTGCTGCCATAGAAGAAGGCCTAAACCTGAATGGAAGAGAATTTAACGGTAATTTGGATCATTTAGGGCGACCTGTTGATAAAAATACAGGAAGATTGCTAGGAATGGTTGATTTTAAGCGAGGGTTTGCATTAAGCAGCAACCAAGTTTTTGGAGTTCTGGGAAAGGAATTGGCAGATAAAAATCCGAATCTTATTGAAGAGTATGCTGAGCGGCTTGGCTTAATTCAACCAATTGGGTGGAATGGAAGTGTATTCCATACATCTCTCATTAAACAACTGCCGGAAGAAAAATCTGGGGTCATATGGACAGAATCCTCCATGAAGAAGGATGAGAATTTTGTGGCGAATACATCGATTGGTCAACTAAATGTAAAAGTAACTCCGCTTGCCATCGCCAATATGATGGCCACGATTGCCAGAGGCGGTGAAAGAATGATGGCTAGAGCTGCCACTAAAGCGGTCGATGATGACGGATTAACCATTGCCACCTTCAAAGAGCAGCCTATAGAAGGTAAAGCCATTTCAAAAATAACAGCCAGCAAGCTACAGCAATTATTAAGAGGAGTAGTAACAACAACAGGGAAATATGCCACTGCGGGTAATCTACATACAGCCAAGTACGATGTTGCTGGTAAGTCAGGAACAGCAGAAATTGGGGCCAAGGAAGATAAAACAAAACAGATGTACAATAAATGGTTTGCAGGTTATTTTCCTTTTCAAAAACCTAAATATGCGATGGTGATTGTAAATCTGGATACAGCGAGCAAGTCGGGTGCGGTAACTCCTTTATACTTACAAATGGTCAATGGGATACATGCAATTAATCAAAAAAGAGGCCTGGAATAA
- a CDS encoding YrrS family protein, which produces MDRQDKYPSRMDKRQDKKVNKVYNILITVVVLLIVVVGATIFLGNNDEPASQKADTNPESNQSATNKEDEADKEEADKEETAMNEDEQASENEDEEGQDQDQNADQDSSESEDAVESEKVEETASDGNVEEAYSDPSWKPVGTEQSGEHVTQYEKGSTDWNEMEQAIAYGAGIDQSNMTLWYLQNGGEPNKAIGTVSPKDGSSTYRVYIEWVDGEGWKPTKVEKLIKNDKAS; this is translated from the coding sequence ATGGATAGGCAAGATAAATATCCTTCGCGTATGGATAAACGTCAGGATAAAAAGGTAAACAAAGTCTACAATATACTGATTACAGTTGTCGTTCTCCTTATTGTCGTTGTGGGAGCTACTATATTTTTAGGTAATAATGATGAACCGGCAAGTCAGAAGGCTGATACCAATCCTGAAAGTAATCAATCGGCAACCAATAAAGAAGACGAAGCTGACAAAGAGGAAGCTGACAAAGAAGAAACTGCAATGAATGAAGATGAGCAAGCATCTGAGAATGAGGACGAAGAGGGCCAAGATCAAGACCAAAACGCTGATCAAGATTCCTCTGAATCTGAAGATGCAGTAGAGTCTGAGAAAGTTGAAGAAACAGCTTCTGATGGAAATGTGGAAGAAGCGTATTCTGATCCTTCATGGAAGCCAGTAGGTACGGAACAAAGTGGAGAGCATGTTACACAATACGAGAAAGGTTCCACTGATTGGAATGAAATGGAGCAAGCCATTGCCTATGGAGCTGGCATAGATCAAAGTAATATGACCTTATGGTATTTACAAAATGGCGGTGAACCGAATAAGGCAATTGGTACTGTATCACCTAAAGATGGATCAAGCACGTATCGTGTATATATCGAATGGGTTGATGGTGAAGGATGGAAACCGACAAAGGTAGAAAAACTTATAAAGAATGACAAAGCTAGTTAA
- the mtnN gene encoding 5'-methylthioadenosine/S-adenosylhomocysteine nucleosidase, translated as MKIAIIGAMEEEVAYLRENIESAESVVIANTEYTTGQMFGVDVILLKSGIGKVNAAMGTTVLLEKFKPDFIINTGSAGGYNPELNVGDMVISTEVRHHDVDVTAFDYEYGQVPQLPAAFIADEKLVSLAEKVAAGIDGVGVGKGLIATGDVFMSDPERVRFVREKFPQLQAVEMEAAAIAQVAYQFSVPFVVTRALSDIAGKESDLSFDQFLEKAALHSAQLAMGIVKELK; from the coding sequence ATGAAAATTGCTATTATTGGCGCAATGGAAGAAGAAGTTGCTTATTTGCGTGAGAATATAGAAAGTGCCGAGTCTGTTGTCATTGCTAATACAGAATATACAACTGGACAGATGTTTGGTGTGGATGTTATTTTGTTAAAATCCGGTATTGGCAAAGTGAATGCTGCCATGGGAACAACTGTCCTTCTTGAAAAGTTCAAGCCTGATTTTATCATCAACACTGGCTCAGCAGGTGGCTATAACCCAGAATTAAATGTAGGAGATATGGTCATTTCAACTGAGGTACGTCACCATGATGTGGATGTTACGGCGTTTGATTATGAATACGGACAGGTTCCACAATTACCTGCAGCATTTATTGCTGATGAAAAGCTTGTATCACTTGCAGAGAAAGTGGCTGCAGGTATAGACGGGGTTGGAGTTGGAAAAGGGTTAATCGCAACCGGTGACGTATTTATGTCTGATCCTGAACGTGTTCGATTTGTAAGAGAGAAGTTTCCACAGCTTCAGGCAGTTGAAATGGAAGCAGCCGCTATTGCTCAGGTGGCTTATCAGTTTAGTGTTCCATTTGTAGTTACGCGCGCATTAAGTGATATTGCTGGCAAAGAGTCAGATTTATCATTTGATCAATTCCTGGAAAAGGCTGCGTTGCATTCAGCTCAACTGGCAATGGGAATTGTAAAAGAATTAAAATAA
- a CDS encoding peptidase U32 family protein, producing the protein MKTPELLLTPTKVEDIIPLIDAGADAFVIGEQRYGLRLAGEFNREAVKEAIQLAHSKGKKVYVAMNAIFHNEKVDELSDYLRFLDANQADAVIFGDPAVLMAAREATPNLPLHWNTETTATNWFTCNYWGTKGAKRAVLAREINMDAIIEIKEHAKVEIEVQVHGMTAMFQSKRTLIGNYFNYQGRNMKVDSLEDQKSLFLHDPERNAKYPIFEDENGTHIMSPNDICIIDELAEMLDAGVDSFKIDGILKDSDYLIEVTKLYREAIDLYAENPDLYEDKKEELLQKAEEIQPANRSLDTGFFFKETVY; encoded by the coding sequence ATGAAAACCCCTGAGCTATTACTAACACCTACTAAGGTTGAAGATATCATCCCATTAATTGATGCAGGTGCAGATGCATTTGTTATAGGGGAACAACGTTATGGACTGAGACTGGCTGGAGAATTTAACAGAGAGGCTGTTAAAGAAGCAATCCAGCTAGCCCATTCAAAAGGAAAGAAAGTATATGTGGCTATGAATGCCATCTTCCATAATGAGAAAGTGGACGAGCTGTCCGATTATTTGCGTTTCTTAGATGCCAATCAAGCTGATGCTGTCATCTTTGGAGATCCAGCTGTTTTGATGGCTGCTCGTGAAGCAACTCCGAACCTGCCACTGCATTGGAATACAGAAACAACAGCGACCAACTGGTTCACGTGTAATTACTGGGGAACAAAAGGAGCTAAGCGTGCAGTCCTTGCCCGGGAAATTAATATGGACGCTATCATTGAAATTAAAGAACATGCCAAAGTCGAGATTGAAGTACAGGTGCATGGAATGACAGCCATGTTTCAGTCAAAACGGACGCTTATCGGGAATTACTTTAATTACCAAGGCCGCAATATGAAAGTGGATAGCCTGGAGGATCAAAAAAGCTTATTCCTGCACGATCCTGAGCGTAACGCTAAATATCCAATCTTTGAAGATGAAAACGGCACTCATATTATGAGTCCGAATGATATTTGCATTATTGATGAATTGGCAGAAATGCTCGATGCTGGGGTAGACTCCTTTAAAATTGATGGAATCTTAAAGGATTCTGACTATCTTATTGAAGTAACCAAATTGTATCGCGAGGCAATTGATTTATATGCAGAGAATCCGGATCTATACGAAGATAAGAAGGAAGAACTGCTGCAGAAAGCTGAAGAAATTCAACCGGCAAACAGATCGCTGGATACAGGCTTCTTTTTCAAGGAGACTGTTTATTAA
- the udk gene encoding uridine kinase, protein MTKPIVIGVAGGSGSGKTSVTKAIYEKFKGHSIMILEQDYYYKDQSHLPFEERLKTNYDHPLAFDNDLLLEHINKLLRYEAIEKPVYDYAMHTRSEDVIPVEPKDVIILEGILVLEDERLRDIMDIKLFVDTDADLRIIRRLMRDIKERGRSIDSVIEQYTSVVRPMHNQFIEPTKRYADIIIPEGGHNYVAIDVIGTKIQTILEQKSLL, encoded by the coding sequence ATGACTAAGCCAATTGTAATTGGGGTTGCAGGTGGCTCGGGTTCAGGGAAAACGAGTGTAACAAAAGCAATCTATGAAAAATTCAAGGGTCATTCCATCATGATTCTAGAACAAGATTATTATTATAAGGATCAAAGCCATCTTCCTTTTGAGGAACGACTAAAGACAAACTATGATCATCCATTGGCTTTTGATAATGATCTATTGCTGGAGCATATCAACAAATTGCTTCGTTATGAAGCAATTGAAAAGCCGGTTTATGATTATGCTATGCATACACGCTCTGAGGATGTAATTCCTGTTGAACCTAAGGACGTTATTATTCTCGAGGGAATCTTGGTACTTGAAGATGAGAGATTACGCGATATAATGGATATTAAACTATTTGTTGATACCGATGCAGATCTTCGTATAATACGTCGTTTAATGCGTGATATAAAAGAACGGGGCCGTTCAATTGATTCAGTCATTGAACAATACACATCTGTGGTACGTCCTATGCATAACCAATTTATTGAGCCTACTAAGCGCTATGCGGATATTATTATTCCTGAAGGCGGACACAATTACGTGGCTATTGATGTAATTGGTACTAAAATCCAAACGATTTTGGAGCAAAAATCCCTTTTATAG
- a CDS encoding peptidase U32 family protein, which translates to MSVSENKISEIIDGKRVIVKKPELLAPAGNLEKLKIAVRYGADAVFIGGQEYGLRSNAGNFSLAEMKEGVEFAKQYGAKIYVTTNIFAHNENIDGLPEYLKGIEEAGVTGIIVADPLIIETCKKAAPKLEIHLSTQQSLSNWKAVQFWKEEGLDRVVLARETSGEEIKLMKEKVDIEIETFIHGAMCIAYSGRCTLSNHMTARDSNRGGCCQSCRWDYHLFANTEDGEKPLFEDEDQPFAMSPKDLKLVESIPTMIEMGIDSLKIEGRMKSIHYIATVVSVYRKVIDTYCADPDNFVFKEEWITELNKCANRETAPAFFEGVPSHKEQMFGNHNNKTTHDFAGLVLSYDENTSIVTLQQRNYFKPGDEIEFFGPNIENFTQTVGTIWDEDGNELDAARHPLMTVRLKVDQPVHPYDMMRKENN; encoded by the coding sequence ATGTCCGTGTCAGAAAATAAAATTTCCGAGATTATTGACGGAAAACGCGTTATTGTAAAAAAACCGGAATTACTGGCTCCTGCCGGTAACCTGGAAAAATTAAAAATCGCTGTCCGTTATGGTGCCGACGCCGTATTTATTGGCGGTCAGGAATATGGATTGCGCTCCAATGCCGGAAATTTTTCATTGGCAGAAATGAAAGAAGGCGTGGAGTTTGCTAAACAATACGGCGCTAAAATATATGTGACCACTAATATTTTTGCTCATAATGAGAACATCGATGGACTTCCGGAGTATTTAAAAGGGATTGAAGAAGCTGGAGTAACAGGTATTATAGTAGCTGACCCGTTAATAATTGAGACCTGTAAAAAGGCTGCTCCAAAGCTGGAAATCCACTTAAGTACACAGCAATCCTTATCAAACTGGAAAGCTGTACAGTTTTGGAAAGAAGAAGGGCTGGATCGTGTTGTTTTGGCACGTGAGACGAGTGGAGAAGAAATCAAGCTAATGAAAGAAAAGGTTGATATTGAAATTGAAACCTTTATTCATGGGGCGATGTGTATTGCTTATTCAGGGCGCTGCACGCTATCTAACCATATGACAGCCCGTGATTCTAATCGAGGCGGCTGCTGCCAATCATGCAGATGGGATTATCATTTATTCGCTAATACGGAAGATGGTGAAAAACCATTATTTGAAGATGAAGACCAACCGTTTGCGATGAGTCCTAAAGATTTGAAACTGGTTGAATCCATCCCAACTATGATAGAGATGGGAATCGACAGCTTAAAAATCGAAGGCCGTATGAAATCCATTCATTATATTGCAACAGTTGTCAGTGTTTATCGCAAGGTTATAGATACTTATTGTGCGGATCCGGACAATTTTGTTTTCAAAGAGGAATGGATTACAGAGCTCAATAAGTGTGCGAATCGGGAAACAGCTCCCGCATTCTTTGAAGGTGTACCAAGCCATAAGGAGCAAATGTTTGGCAATCATAATAACAAAACAACGCATGACTTTGCCGGGCTTGTCTTATCGTATGATGAAAATACATCTATAGTCACGTTACAGCAAAGAAATTACTTTAAACCGGGAGACGAAATTGAATTTTTCGGACCTAATATCGAAAACTTTACGCAAACAGTCGGAACAATCTGGGATGAGGACGGCAATGAATTAGATGCTGCAAGACATCCGCTTATGACTGTCCGCTTAAAAGTCGATCAACCGGTTCATCCATATGATATGATGAGGAAGGAGAACAACTAA
- a CDS encoding ABC transporter ATP-binding protein/permease, which translates to MIQKEMMIYAKKYGIIPVLVQVTLLQLLNVVINIVIVFEIAELFSALFYVHNIVMDMYYILYIGLIIAIKFGCHYYSTKLTHYTSFELKHKVRRELFEKLLSLTPQEITKLEISKISQLAVEGIENIDVYYSRYLPQFFYSLLTPVLLFVVMAKLNWKIALMLLISGFLIPVAIVAGVKIGKRIFKTYWNKYLDVGKKFVEGVEGLRTLKIYNGEKAYGEIMNKEAEEFRYMTMKVLRMQLQSITIMDLIAYLGAALGIVCSVIAYKNGNLSLTGFICFSLLAIEFFVPFRLLGSYFHVGMNGTSALNLLSSILKIDSQKEEPAVHKDITGDLCIKNITYTYPYAEKPALQDCNLVIKQSEVTGIAGASGAGKTTITHILQRFVEPENGTIEIGGTSLAELPIDQVHRLIGCVSNRSYIFEGTIFSNLMMAKPTLEVEEAEEIIRFVKLDQFAANLHYKIQSGGTNLSSGQRQKLAIARMLLKNPKVFIFDEATANIDRSSEDDILDIIQRISRQGKMVIMITHHLQRLVDANQIYVFSNGKIAEQGNHQTLMNNGNIYAELFEEQQSIGRCAV; encoded by the coding sequence ATGATTCAAAAAGAAATGATGATTTATGCAAAAAAGTATGGAATCATCCCTGTTTTGGTTCAAGTTACATTATTGCAATTATTGAATGTTGTTATAAATATAGTGATTGTATTTGAGATTGCGGAATTATTTTCTGCCTTGTTCTATGTTCATAATATCGTTATGGATATGTACTACATTTTATATATTGGATTGATTATAGCTATAAAGTTCGGCTGTCATTATTACTCGACAAAGCTCACACATTATACATCATTTGAGCTAAAGCATAAGGTGCGGAGAGAACTGTTTGAAAAGCTTCTTTCACTGACCCCTCAAGAGATTACCAAACTGGAAATCAGTAAAATTAGCCAGCTCGCGGTAGAAGGTATCGAGAATATTGATGTTTATTACAGTCGTTATCTGCCGCAATTTTTTTATAGCCTGTTGACTCCTGTCCTGCTATTTGTGGTAATGGCAAAATTGAATTGGAAAATTGCGCTTATGTTGTTGATCAGTGGTTTTTTAATTCCGGTTGCCATTGTGGCCGGCGTAAAAATTGGAAAGAGAATTTTTAAAACATATTGGAATAAATACTTGGATGTTGGTAAAAAGTTCGTTGAAGGTGTAGAGGGACTGCGCACCTTAAAAATTTATAACGGAGAAAAGGCATACGGAGAGATTATGAATAAGGAAGCAGAGGAATTCCGCTATATGACGATGAAGGTGCTTAGGATGCAATTGCAATCTATCACCATTATGGATTTAATCGCCTATTTAGGAGCAGCTTTGGGAATCGTCTGCTCAGTGATTGCCTATAAAAATGGAAACTTAAGTTTAACTGGCTTTATCTGTTTTTCTCTGCTGGCGATTGAATTTTTTGTACCATTTCGACTGTTGGGATCCTATTTTCATGTAGGTATGAATGGTACGAGTGCCTTGAATTTATTATCCTCCATTTTAAAAATTGACTCGCAAAAAGAAGAACCAGCTGTTCATAAGGATATCACAGGAGATTTATGCATTAAAAATATAACCTATACTTATCCATATGCTGAAAAACCGGCTTTGCAGGATTGCAATCTTGTCATCAAGCAAAGCGAGGTGACGGGAATTGCAGGTGCTTCTGGTGCAGGAAAAACGACTATTACACATATTCTGCAACGTTTCGTTGAACCGGAAAATGGAACAATTGAAATCGGTGGGACATCTTTAGCGGAACTGCCTATTGATCAGGTGCATCGATTGATTGGCTGTGTCAGTAACCGTTCCTATATTTTTGAAGGTACGATTTTTTCTAATTTAATGATGGCTAAACCAACTTTGGAGGTAGAAGAGGCAGAAGAGATTATTAGGTTTGTGAAGCTAGATCAATTTGCTGCTAACCTTCATTATAAAATTCAAAGCGGAGGGACGAATCTTTCAAGCGGACAGCGCCAAAAATTAGCAATTGCCCGAATGCTGTTAAAGAATCCTAAAGTGTTTATTTTTGATGAAGCTACTGCCAATATCGACCGTAGTAGTGAAGATGATATTCTTGATATTATTCAAAGAATCAGCCGTCAGGGAAAAATGGTTATCATGATTACCCATCACTTGCAGCGTTTAGTAGATGCAAATCAAATCTATGTATTCTCCAATGGAAAAATAGCTGAACAAGGCAATCATCAAACACTTATGAACAATGGGAACATTTATGCAGAGCTATTTGAAGAACAACAATCAATCGGAAGGTGTGCAGTATGA
- a CDS encoding YrhC family protein: MKEKMIDYKRFGTTLLMFAVFLFLGSILPKEGMSEVVKEYLTFATAGVLALSALFFALSKKYGKLIQDEE, encoded by the coding sequence TTGAAAGAGAAAATGATAGATTATAAACGTTTTGGTACAACTCTCCTTATGTTTGCTGTATTTCTTTTTTTAGGATCCATATTGCCAAAGGAAGGTATGAGTGAAGTAGTAAAGGAATACTTAACTTTTGCTACTGCCGGAGTATTGGCGTTATCCGCATTGTTTTTTGCTTTATCCAAGAAATACGGGAAGTTAATACAAGACGAAGAATAG
- a CDS encoding O-methyltransferase gives MNKNLDHYLQTLVPSRNDLLSEMEEYARENGVPIMELTGMESMLQILKIQKPRKILEIGTAIGYSALRMAYTLPEASILTIERDEERIEKAHHFIERADMKSRIKIIKGDALETESAVSPEGPFDCIFIDAAKGQYKRFFEIYEKSLAEGGIILSDNVLFKGLVALEQEEIESKRTKNLVNKIKGYNEWLMNKENFDTVIIPVGDGLAISIKRGEKA, from the coding sequence ATGAATAAGAATCTTGATCACTATTTACAGACTCTTGTACCTTCCCGAAATGATTTATTAAGTGAAATGGAAGAGTATGCAAGGGAAAATGGTGTTCCGATTATGGAATTAACCGGTATGGAGTCTATGTTACAGATTCTAAAAATCCAAAAGCCGCGAAAAATTTTAGAAATTGGAACAGCAATTGGTTATTCTGCTTTACGAATGGCGTATACGCTGCCAGAAGCTTCAATACTGACAATTGAAAGAGATGAGGAACGTATTGAAAAAGCTCATCATTTTATTGAAAGAGCGGACATGAAGAGTAGAATAAAGATTATAAAAGGTGACGCCCTTGAGACAGAATCAGCTGTCTCTCCAGAAGGACCTTTTGATTGTATATTTATCGACGCAGCTAAAGGACAATATAAACGTTTCTTTGAAATATATGAAAAGTCTTTGGCAGAGGGAGGAATTATCCTTTCCGATAATGTTCTCTTTAAAGGCTTGGTGGCTCTTGAACAGGAAGAGATTGAATCTAAACGAACAAAAAATTTAGTTAATAAAATAAAAGGCTATAATGAATGGCTCATGAATAAGGAAAACTTTGATACTGTCATTATCCCTGTCGGGGATGGTTTGGCTATCAGTATTAAACGAGGTGAAAAGGCATGA